The DNA window GACCGTATATGCGATGCCTTGTGAGGATGACCCGTTGGCGGTTGAGGACAACTACCTATTGGTAGCCACGGACACCGACGTCGTTCCAGACGGAGCGATGGTCTTTGATGATGAATTCCTTGGCACACCGCTTTATGACGCTGAGCTTTAGCTAGCAAACCAGGGGATGTCTACCCCGGGGACGCCTCCACCAGCCGGGAGCTCATATGAGGTGGCATACTGCTCCCACTGTCGCACTCTTTCCTTCATACCGTCGACGTCCAACACACCCTCGGCAAAGCCCTTGCGGACAAGCTCGGGTGGTACGAATTCGTCGTACTTCTCGAAGACGGGGAGCTCGTCTGGGTAGAGGAGCTCCATGTTGTCGGTAAGTATGCTCGTCTCGTTCACCACGGTTTGGAAGAACTCTCGCGGGCCCGCTGACATAATGAAGGTGAGGTAGTAGGGGCGCGACGAGTCTATGCCCTTCATCCCAAGCTGCTTGGCGCACTTGATCTTGATGAGCCTCTCAAGTGCGAGGAACGCATAGCTTCCAAGCCAGGGGAACAGACCCCAGGTGTTTCCGCCTAGGTTGATGAGGGGGTGCACGTCGAGCATGGCGCCGGCCGCGGCTCTTCTCGCCAAGGTGAGTCTGCCCGTAGCATTCTTCATGAGGTAGGGATAGCTGCAGCGCTCCTCGAGTGCCTTGAGCATGCGTTCGAGGACGTGGGTGTGGATGTCTCCTGGGCACTCGCCGAAGTAGGCGGGGACCTTTCCTCGCACCTTGGTTGCGTACACCACGTGGCGCTTGTGGTCCACCTCCTCGACGAGCCAGGTGGCGCCCGCAATGGCAATCTTCTCTCCAGCGGGCGGTGGCGCCACGATGGTGCCGAGCTCTGTGGAGTCACTCCTCACGGTGTACTCGATGTTCTCTTGGAACACGGCGTAGAACTTGTAGGAGCTCGAGACGCGCTCCCCGGCAAGCCCAACGATGAGGCCGCCGCGCTCCGTCTGCTCGATGTGGCCAATCTCCAATAGATGCCTGAGGAGCACGCGGAAGTCATCGGCGGAGATACGGTGAAACACCGTGAGGTTGAGTACGCGCGAGGCAAGCTCGGCAGGGGTGAGTTCGCCCTCGCTGGCGAGCGTGGCGATGGTCTGGTGGTAGAGCAGACTGTAGGGCAGGCGGTCGAGCCGCGGCGGCTCTACCCAGCGCTCCTCGCGGTAAAGCTGGACGAGTGCGATTCCTTGGAGCAGCTTCCAGGGAATGGTCTCGGGAAGCAGCGACCTGGGCTCGGGCGGCTCTTCTCGCATGACGAACCACATCTCGGGAGGCGTGCCACGCCTGCCCGTGCGACCCATGCGCTGGAGGAACGCACTTACGGTGAATGGCGCGTCGATCTGGAAGGCGCGCTCGAGTTTTCCGATGTCGATGCCAAGCTCGAGCGTGGCCGTGGTGATGGTGGTGAGCGCCTGAGACTCGTCTCGCATGAGCTCCTCGGCAGACTCTCGCAGCGAGCTCGAGAGATTGCCGTGATGGATGAGGAAGCGGTCTTGCTCGTGGGCGGCCTCGCAGTAGCGGCGCAGCTCGGTGCAGACGGCCTCTGCGTCCTCGCGCGAGTTTGCGAAGACGAGGCACTTCTTGCCGCGCGTGTGCTCAAAGATATAGGCGAGGCCCGGGTCTGCCTCCTTGGGGGCGACGTCCGTTGCCTCGTCGAGGGTGGGGAGCGGCCGCGAGCTTGCCTCGTCTTCAATCTCGTCTGGCTGCACGGGGAGGCTGGCGAGGACCAGCTCCTGCGTCTGCGCGGGGGTTGCGGCAGCCTTGGCCTGTCGAATGAAGTCGATGCTTCTCAGGGCCTCCTCGGCCTGGCCGCCCATGGCGTCTGCGGCCTGGGGGCCGCTGAGATAGAAGTGCTCCATGGAGAGACGCCAGGTGCGCGGAGGCTCGGCAACCTTGGGGACCACCCATCCCCGGCCGGTTCCCGATGAGAGGAACGCGCCTACCGCCTGGGGGTCTCCGATGGTTGCAGACAGGCCGATCCTGCGCGGGTTTACGCCAGCCATGCGGCTGAGACGCTCGATGAGGCAGATGGTCTGGCCACCGCGGTCTCCGCGCAGCAGCGAGTGCACCTCGTCGATGACGACGAAGCGCAGGTCGCAGAAGAGCTTCGAGATGGCGGAGTGCTTGTGCAGCAGCAAGGCCTCGAGAGACTCGGGTGTTATCTGGAGGATGCCGCTGGGGTTCTTGAGCATCTTGGCCTTGTGGGACGCCGAGACGTCCCCGTGCCAGTGCCACACGGGAATGTGGGCGTCTGCGCACAGGTCGTTCAGCCTCAGGAACTGGTCGTTGATGAGGGCCTTGAGCGGGCCGATGTAGATGGCGCCGATGCTTGCCGGCGGGTCCTCATCAAAGAGCGTGAGGATAGGGAAGAACGCGGCCTCGGTCTTTCCCGAGGCCGTGGAGGCCGTGAGCAGGACGTTTGCGTCCGTGTCGAATATGGCCTCTGCTGCGGCTACCTGAATGCCGCGGAGGTTCTCCCACTGGTGGTCATAGATGAAGTCCTGGACGAACGGCGCAAAGCGGTCGAACGTGCTCACGTGTCCTCCTCTCAAGCAACGTGGTGCGTGCTGACGCTAGATCTTGAACTCGGCAAATGAGCGCTGGCCGGGGCCTCCTGCGTCTCCCGAGGTGCCCCCGCTCTCCGTGAGCGCGAACTGCTCGGAGTTGAGAAGGGCCTCCATGTCGGTCTCGGGGTTTTGGTACATGATGTCGAGCAGCTCGATGAAGTCGCGGATGACCTCGCGGGGCGTGAGGTGCGTGTCTGCCCCCACGCGGCCAAACTCGATCTGGAGGAACTTCACAAGCTGGTCCGTGCCAAGCATGCGGTCGTAGCCAAAGTAGCCTGCGTGGATGTCTGCGAGCTTCTCGATGAGGACGAGAAGCTCCTCGTAGGTGAGCGGGTTGAGGTGGATAACCGGCGCGAGCATGTCCGAGAGGCCCTCGCGGGCAAAGCGCCCCTCCGCAAGGCGGCTGCGAAGCGCCTCGTAGGAGTAGACGCCGCGCCTGCGGTCCTCGATGGACTGAGGCGTTCCTCCCATGATGATGCCCAGGTAGTGCGCCTTGCCCTGGAGCGTGTCGTTGTACATGGTGAGGATCTTCTCGTAGTTGTACTGGCGCGTGACCGAGTTTGGGATCTTGTAGAGGTTCACGAGCTCGTCGATGAGCACGAGCATGCCCTCGTAGCCGGCTCCCTTGAGGAAGCGCGCAAAGAGCTTGAGGTAGTCGTACCAGTTGTCATCCGAGATGCAGACGTTGATGCCGAGGTCTGCGCGGGCCTCGGTCTTTGTGCGGTACTCGCCGCGAAGCCAGCGCAGGACGGCGCTGCGACGCTCGTCGTCCCCCTCGATTGTGGCGTCGTGGTAGGCGCGCATGACGCGAGCGAAGTCAAAGCCGTGGACCATCTCCTCGAGGGGTGCCATGGCGAGGGCGAGGGCCTCGGCGTCGTCCTCGTTGGCGCCCGAGCCGCGCATATTGGCAACCCAGCGGTCAAGCACAAGCTGCAGGGCGCCGCCCTCGGGGCGCGTCTTGGTGGAGAGGTTACGGATGAGCTCACGATAGGTGGCAAGGCCCTGGCCTGCGGTTCCTTGCAGTCTGCGCTCGGGGGAGAGGTCTGCGTCTGCCACGACGAAGCCTTTGCCCATGGCATGCGTGCGGATCGTTTGGAGTAGGAAGCTCTTGCCGGCGCCGTAGCGGCCGACGAGGAAGCGGAAGCTCGCGCCGCCGTCGGCGATGAGGTCGAGGTCGTGAAGCAGCGCGGCAATCTCGGTCTTGCGGCCCACGGTGACGTACGGAAGGCCGATCCTGGGCACGACACCGCCCTTGAGCGAATTGATGAGCGCCGCGGCGATTCGCTTGGGAACGCGCGGGTTCGCGGGGGTCTCTGAGGTCATGGGAGAAGGGCTCCTCTCACGTCTTGCTGGTAGTCCTCGATGATGCCGGGGCCATCTGGTCCAAATTCGATGGCCGTGTCCCCAAGCAGGTCGAACAGCTTCTCGTTGGTGGCATCAACGAGCATGTCGAGCGAGGTGACCGTGACGGGCGGCTGGTCTCCTTGGAGGAGCGCCGTGGCGAGTGCGAACTCCTCGTCCGTGAGGCCGTAGGGGTGCGCCTCGCTCGCGGCGGCCGACGGTGCGGGGGCGGCGTTCGGCTGCTCGTCCGCGTCGCTCTCGGGCTGGTGGGGCGCGTCCGCAGGGGACTCCGGCGCGTCATGCTCGGCGTGAAGCAGCTCTGACGGCTCAACGGGCTCCGGTGCGGTGCCGGGCAGCTCGTCGCGCTCCTCGTCCACGAGCAGCGCCTCGCGCGTGACGCTGGCGGCGCTGCGGATTCCCTCGAGCTGGCTGAGGTCGATGCGCACCATGCGCGCCTCGCGTTGGCGCTCCCACTCGATGCGGGCGCCGGCCTGCTCGTCGATGATCTTGGCGAGGTACTTGGGAACGTCTTTCTCGACAAGCGGGTGCTCGTAGCCAAGCGCGTCCCTAAGCCTCTGGTCCACCGCGCGCAGGATGGCACCAAGCTTGCTGCTGCGCTCGTGCGTCTCCAGATAGGACTCGCGGTACCACAACCCGTTGCGGCAGACGTAGCGGTTGACGCAGTCTAGCTCGTAGACCGCGTCTTGGTGGGGCGTGGACGCATAGAAGACGGCCGAGCCAAACATCTGGTAGGGCCTGGCGATGGGCGAGCCAAAGAGCGTGTCGAGAAGCCCGCTCTTGCGGTGCTTGTCGTAGTAGACGGCCAGCTTGGCGAGCGTGGCCAGGGCAACGTGGCGAAGCGTGCCTGGCCTGTCCCCATAGAGGCGGCTCGAGCCCAGGCGATAGCTCGAGAGCGTGTCGAGTGCCTGGAGGGCCTCGTCCTCGCCCGGGACGTCTGCGCCAGCCGCGGGCTCTGGCCAGCCGGACAGGAAGTCTCCCAGCGTGACGATGGCCTGGTCAAAGTCCAGGTCAACGTAGGGTGCAATAAAGCTGGTTGGGAGGTTGTGCCAGGCGGCGTAGTCCCTGAGCCAGCGGCGCGCGTGGCGGTCGATCTTTGGCTCAAAGATGCGGTACTCCTGCCACAGCGACTCGATCTTGCGAAAGCCGTCCTCGGGGTTGCTCGCGCCGATGCCGCAGATGAGCTCGTAGAACAGAACGAACACGAACGAGAGGCTCGTGGGCAGGACCTTGCCTGCGCGCACGTGGGCACGCCACGAGAAGTAGCGGCGCAGGTCACGGTTGCCCATGGACTCGTAGGTGGGGAAGTAGTGGCTGAACGTGGAGAAGCTCTCGACGCTGTCCTCGTAGTCTTCCATGAAGCGGGCCTGCTCGTAGAAGAGCTGCTGGTCTGAGCGAATGCGGCTTGTCTGGGTGCGGGCCATGGCACGCATCTTCTCGATCTTGTCTGGGAGGTAGCTCTCCATCTGGGAGCCGCGGCGCAGGATGGGCTCGTCCACGAACGTGCGCCCCTCGAACAGCTTGCTCTCCTGGGCACGGGGGCTGGCAAGAATCGTGTCGATAATGCGCTGGACGTCCGTTGCCATGATGCCTCCTCCCGCTAGCCTAGGGATAGCATCATACCACGTGAGCGAACACCTGTTTGTTGCGGACCGGCTACACCAGGGCGAGTATGACGGCGATGACGACGGCCGGCAGCATGTTCGCGGGCTTGAACGTCCTGGGCCAGATGAGGTTGACGCCTACGCAGAAGATGAGCGTGGAGCCCACGAGCGAGAGGTTTGCGAGCGCGGCCTCGGTCATGATGGGGTGGAGCAGCGTGGCGAGGGCCGTGACGCTTCCCTGAAGCACGGCCACGGGCAGGGCCGAGAAGAGGCAGCCGCGGCCCATCGACGCCGCCATGGCGCAGACGATGACCGCATCGAGCGCTCCCTTGAGGGCAAGTGTTGACCAGTCGCCCGCAAGGCCGTCCTGAATGGAGCCCACGATGGCCATGGCGCCTATGCAGACGGTGAGCGACGCCAAGACGAACCCGTCGATGAAGCTGGCATCCCCCGAGCTACCGGTCTTATCGCGCAGCCAACGGCCCAGGGACTCGAAGCGGGCGTCGAGGTCGAGAACCTCGCCCACGACCGAGCCGGCCGCGAGCGATATGAGCAGCATCATGGTGCCCTGTGTGGAGAGGGAGACGGAGCCGTTTGCCACAACGGTGGTCACGAGCATGTGCTGGAGCGTTCCCGCGGCTCCCACGAAGATGACGCAGACGCCGCACGAGCGAAGCAGCGCCTCCTGGAGGCGTTGCGTCACGAGCGAGCTGGCGAGCAGCCCAATGGAGCCGCCCGCGACGATGCAGGCGACGTTGATAAGCGTTCCAAGACCGACCATGGTGCTCCTCGCATGTACGCGTCACGTGGCACCATAGGATAGCGCCCAATTGGGTATGGTTGAGAGATCGAGAGGCCGAGGAGCCTTGGGGGCCACATGGGACTTCGCAACATTCCAACCGAGACGCCGGCCCAGCTGGCGTCGCTTGTGACGGCGCGTCCGGGCATGGTTGCCAGCCGCTCGCTCACCCGTGACACGGACTCGAGCATGACGCTGCTGGCGTTCTCTGCCGGCGAGAGCGTGAGCGAGGAGGTCTATCCCCAAGACGTCATGTACTACCTCGTTGACGGGCGGGCCACGGTGACGCTGCCGCAGCGCTGCGTGGACATGCAGGCTGGGGACGTCCTCTGCGTTCCCGCGGGCGTGCCGAGCGCGGTTGCGGGGACAGACTCGGCCGTGGGCTTCAAGCTCCTGCAGGTTGCCGTCCCAACCAATACGTAGAGGCATGGGCGCCGAGTGCGCCGGACAAGGGAGGCCACATGGCCGCAGAGCTCATCAAGAACGTTGACAAGGAGCAGGTCTTCTCGCTCTCCAAGCTTGTGGAGGTCGAGGAGGGGCAGGTCGTGAGCCTCACGCTCTCGCAGATGCCGGGCTGCAAGGTGACGGTGTTCGCCATCGACGCCAA is part of the Parolsenella massiliensis genome and encodes:
- a CDS encoding DEAD/DEAH box helicase; translated protein: MSTFDRFAPFVQDFIYDHQWENLRGIQVAAAEAIFDTDANVLLTASTASGKTEAAFFPILTLFDEDPPASIGAIYIGPLKALINDQFLRLNDLCADAHIPVWHWHGDVSASHKAKMLKNPSGILQITPESLEALLLHKHSAISKLFCDLRFVVIDEVHSLLRGDRGGQTICLIERLSRMAGVNPRRIGLSATIGDPQAVGAFLSSGTGRGWVVPKVAEPPRTWRLSMEHFYLSGPQAADAMGGQAEEALRSIDFIRQAKAAATPAQTQELVLASLPVQPDEIEDEASSRPLPTLDEATDVAPKEADPGLAYIFEHTRGKKCLVFANSREDAEAVCTELRRYCEAAHEQDRFLIHHGNLSSSLRESAEELMRDESQALTTITTATLELGIDIGKLERAFQIDAPFTVSAFLQRMGRTGRRGTPPEMWFVMREEPPEPRSLLPETIPWKLLQGIALVQLYREERWVEPPRLDRLPYSLLYHQTIATLASEGELTPAELASRVLNLTVFHRISADDFRVLLRHLLEIGHIEQTERGGLIVGLAGERVSSSYKFYAVFQENIEYTVRSDSTELGTIVAPPPAGEKIAIAGATWLVEEVDHKRHVVYATKVRGKVPAYFGECPGDIHTHVLERMLKALEERCSYPYLMKNATGRLTLARRAAAGAMLDVHPLINLGGNTWGLFPWLGSYAFLALERLIKIKCAKQLGMKGIDSSRPYYLTFIMSAGPREFFQTVVNETSILTDNMELLYPDELPVFEKYDEFVPPELVRKGFAEGVLDVDGMKERVRQWEQYATSYELPAGGGVPGVDIPWFAS
- a CDS encoding ATP-binding protein, coding for MTSETPANPRVPKRIAAALINSLKGGVVPRIGLPYVTVGRKTEIAALLHDLDLIADGGASFRFLVGRYGAGKSFLLQTIRTHAMGKGFVVADADLSPERRLQGTAGQGLATYRELIRNLSTKTRPEGGALQLVLDRWVANMRGSGANEDDAEALALAMAPLEEMVHGFDFARVMRAYHDATIEGDDERRSAVLRWLRGEYRTKTEARADLGINVCISDDNWYDYLKLFARFLKGAGYEGMLVLIDELVNLYKIPNSVTRQYNYEKILTMYNDTLQGKAHYLGIIMGGTPQSIEDRRRGVYSYEALRSRLAEGRFAREGLSDMLAPVIHLNPLTYEELLVLIEKLADIHAGYFGYDRMLGTDQLVKFLQIEFGRVGADTHLTPREVIRDFIELLDIMYQNPETDMEALLNSEQFALTESGGTSGDAGGPGQRSFAEFKI
- a CDS encoding TerB N-terminal domain-containing protein, which codes for MATDVQRIIDTILASPRAQESKLFEGRTFVDEPILRRGSQMESYLPDKIEKMRAMARTQTSRIRSDQQLFYEQARFMEDYEDSVESFSTFSHYFPTYESMGNRDLRRYFSWRAHVRAGKVLPTSLSFVFVLFYELICGIGASNPEDGFRKIESLWQEYRIFEPKIDRHARRWLRDYAAWHNLPTSFIAPYVDLDFDQAIVTLGDFLSGWPEPAAGADVPGEDEALQALDTLSSYRLGSSRLYGDRPGTLRHVALATLAKLAVYYDKHRKSGLLDTLFGSPIARPYQMFGSAVFYASTPHQDAVYELDCVNRYVCRNGLWYRESYLETHERSSKLGAILRAVDQRLRDALGYEHPLVEKDVPKYLAKIIDEQAGARIEWERQREARMVRIDLSQLEGIRSAASVTREALLVDEERDELPGTAPEPVEPSELLHAEHDAPESPADAPHQPESDADEQPNAAPAPSAAASEAHPYGLTDEEFALATALLQGDQPPVTVTSLDMLVDATNEKLFDLLGDTAIEFGPDGPGIIEDYQQDVRGALLP
- a CDS encoding DUF554 domain-containing protein, which codes for MVGLGTLINVACIVAGGSIGLLASSLVTQRLQEALLRSCGVCVIFVGAAGTLQHMLVTTVVANGSVSLSTQGTMMLLISLAAGSVVGEVLDLDARFESLGRWLRDKTGSSGDASFIDGFVLASLTVCIGAMAIVGSIQDGLAGDWSTLALKGALDAVIVCAMAASMGRGCLFSALPVAVLQGSVTALATLLHPIMTEAALANLSLVGSTLIFCVGVNLIWPRTFKPANMLPAVVIAVILALV